The following are encoded in a window of Rosa chinensis cultivar Old Blush chromosome 4, RchiOBHm-V2, whole genome shotgun sequence genomic DNA:
- the LOC112199844 gene encoding protein PIN-LIKES 6 isoform X1 encodes MLEWWFIPTNAVLGSISDSIIGYITASIVRPPYPYFKFTIVQIGIGNIGNVPLVLIAALCRDSSNPFGDSTTCSTNGTAYILFGQVGAIILYTYVFHMLAPPPDGTFDIDEETLPIKSPSDGETLGQVPLLTPEDKEEKEEQKNEEQVVEVNSNSSKKSKVDLLSKGTNFNCIGDWVVEATVNWSCTKGKEEAGCVCYGELLDGNPGSLLSTEQQIQAPANLKKGTHQMLSQAI; translated from the exons ATGCTCGAGTG GTGGTTTATTCCTACGAATGCAGTTCTTGGTAGCATATCAGACTCAATCATAGGTTATATAACCGCATCCATTGTCCGTCCACCATACCCATACTTCAAGTTCACAATTGTACAAATTGGAATTG GAAACATTGGGAATGTGCCGCTTGTTCTGATTGCAGCTTTATGTAGAGACTCATCCAACCCTTTTGGTGACTCGACAACATGTAGCACAAATGGGACTGCCTATATTTTGTTTGGCCAG GTTGGTGCAATCATCCTTTACACATATGTATTTCATATGTTGGCCCCCCCTCCGGATGGTACCTTTGACATTGATGAGGAAACTCTCCCAATCAAGAGCCCTAGTGATGGAGAGACACTTGGACAAGTTCCTTTGCTTACACCTgaagacaaagaagaaaaagaagagcaaAAAAATGAAGAGCAAGTTGTAGAAGTCAACTCAAATTCTTCAAAGAAATCTAAG GTTGATTTACTGTCCAAGGGGACTAATTTTAATTGTATTGGTGATTGGGTTGTGGAGGCCACTGTAAA TTGGAGTTgcacaaaaggaaaagaag AGGCAGGATGTGTATGTTATGGTGAGCTTCTTGATGGGAATCCTGGAAGTTTACTTAGTACTGA GCAGCAAATCCAGGCTCCAGCTAATTTAAAAAAGGGCACACACCAAATGCTTTCACAAGCAATATAG
- the LOC112199844 gene encoding protein PIN-LIKES 6 isoform X3, which translates to MLEWWFIPTNAVLGSISDSIIGYITASIVRPPYPYFKFTIVQIGIGNIGNVPLVLIAALCRDSSNPFGDSTTCSTNGTAYILFGQVGAIILYTYVFHMLAPPPDGTFDIDEETLPIKSPSDGETLGQVPLLTPEDKEEKEEQKNEEQVVEVNSNSSKKSKITELLMFFYEKLKLKQLLQPPIIASISLILLLN; encoded by the exons ATGCTCGAGTG GTGGTTTATTCCTACGAATGCAGTTCTTGGTAGCATATCAGACTCAATCATAGGTTATATAACCGCATCCATTGTCCGTCCACCATACCCATACTTCAAGTTCACAATTGTACAAATTGGAATTG GAAACATTGGGAATGTGCCGCTTGTTCTGATTGCAGCTTTATGTAGAGACTCATCCAACCCTTTTGGTGACTCGACAACATGTAGCACAAATGGGACTGCCTATATTTTGTTTGGCCAG GTTGGTGCAATCATCCTTTACACATATGTATTTCATATGTTGGCCCCCCCTCCGGATGGTACCTTTGACATTGATGAGGAAACTCTCCCAATCAAGAGCCCTAGTGATGGAGAGACACTTGGACAAGTTCCTTTGCTTACACCTgaagacaaagaagaaaaagaagagcaaAAAAATGAAGAGCAAGTTGTAGAAGTCAACTCAAATTCTTCAAAGAAATCTAAG ATTACAGAATTGTTGATGTTTTTCTATGAGAAATTGAAGCTCAAACAACTTCTTCAACCCCCTATAATAGCTTCTATAAGTTTGATCCTTTTGTTAAACTGA
- the LOC112199844 gene encoding protein PIN-LIKES 6 isoform X2 — protein sequence MLEWWFIPTNAVLGSISDSIIGYITASIVRPPYPYFKFTIVQIGIGNIGNVPLVLIAALCRDSSNPFGDSTTCSTNGTAYILFGQVGAIILYTYVFHMLAPPPDGTFDIDEETLPIKSPSDGETLGQVPLLTPEDKEEKEEQKNEEQVVEVNSNSSKKSKVDLLSKGTNFNCIGDWVVEATVNWSCTKGKEEAGCVCYGELLDGNPGSLLSTEPCKY from the exons ATGCTCGAGTG GTGGTTTATTCCTACGAATGCAGTTCTTGGTAGCATATCAGACTCAATCATAGGTTATATAACCGCATCCATTGTCCGTCCACCATACCCATACTTCAAGTTCACAATTGTACAAATTGGAATTG GAAACATTGGGAATGTGCCGCTTGTTCTGATTGCAGCTTTATGTAGAGACTCATCCAACCCTTTTGGTGACTCGACAACATGTAGCACAAATGGGACTGCCTATATTTTGTTTGGCCAG GTTGGTGCAATCATCCTTTACACATATGTATTTCATATGTTGGCCCCCCCTCCGGATGGTACCTTTGACATTGATGAGGAAACTCTCCCAATCAAGAGCCCTAGTGATGGAGAGACACTTGGACAAGTTCCTTTGCTTACACCTgaagacaaagaagaaaaagaagagcaaAAAAATGAAGAGCAAGTTGTAGAAGTCAACTCAAATTCTTCAAAGAAATCTAAG GTTGATTTACTGTCCAAGGGGACTAATTTTAATTGTATTGGTGATTGGGTTGTGGAGGCCACTGTAAA TTGGAGTTgcacaaaaggaaaagaag AGGCAGGATGTGTATGTTATGGTGAGCTTCTTGATGGGAATCCTGGAAGTTTACTTAGTACTGA GCCATGCAAATATTGA